The Halorussus salinus genome includes a region encoding these proteins:
- a CDS encoding glycosyltransferase family 4 protein, whose amino-acid sequence MTATEASDRLSVCVVSLIAYTYFRDVDDISPGGAERQLYLLSQQLRDEFDVHFVVGDYGQPKTERRDGVTLHRAYTPTDERAAYRRFPDLARLFDAMRRADADVCVFRGDRLKATITYAFSRLLGSAWVYNLAVDSHAESDADRTDPLATAFRRVIRDADGIVAQSPRQQRRLRESFGVDSTVVPNGYPPVEEDTSRADADEETAETDAHSAADGEFFLYVGRINRDQKRPHLFLDLAERLPDVRFLLVGAEENDPAYYDEIARRADRLDNVRFPGKVPPDEIYDYYDRAYALVNTSAQEGFPNTFLEAWRSGTPVVSLDVDPGRFLGGESVGYADGDFERLTAIARRLADSPDLRESLGERGRDHFEENFRISVTAERYADVVRSSADAAAESTDRGADPETGERSSVGRSPNSASGSNRR is encoded by the coding sequence ATGACCGCGACCGAGGCCTCCGACCGCCTCAGCGTCTGCGTCGTCTCGCTCATCGCCTACACGTACTTCCGGGACGTAGACGACATCTCGCCCGGCGGTGCCGAGCGACAACTCTACCTCTTGAGCCAGCAACTCCGCGACGAGTTCGACGTTCACTTCGTGGTCGGCGACTACGGCCAACCGAAGACCGAGCGACGCGACGGCGTCACCCTCCACCGGGCGTACACTCCGACCGACGAGCGGGCGGCCTATCGCCGATTCCCGGACCTCGCGCGCCTGTTCGACGCGATGCGGCGGGCCGACGCCGACGTGTGCGTCTTCCGGGGCGACCGCCTCAAGGCGACCATCACCTACGCCTTCTCCCGACTCCTCGGTAGCGCATGGGTGTACAACCTCGCCGTCGATTCCCACGCCGAGTCCGACGCCGACCGCACCGACCCGCTGGCGACGGCTTTCCGGCGAGTGATTCGGGACGCCGACGGCATCGTCGCCCAATCGCCGCGCCAACAGCGCCGCCTCCGGGAGTCGTTCGGCGTCGACTCGACGGTCGTCCCCAACGGGTATCCGCCGGTCGAGGAGGATACGTCCCGCGCAGACGCCGACGAGGAGACCGCCGAAACCGACGCTCACTCCGCCGCCGACGGCGAGTTCTTCCTCTACGTCGGCCGCATCAACCGCGACCAGAAGCGCCCGCACCTGTTTCTGGACCTCGCCGAGCGCCTGCCCGACGTTCGGTTCCTCCTCGTCGGCGCGGAGGAGAACGACCCCGCGTACTACGACGAAATCGCCCGCCGCGCCGACCGACTCGACAACGTCCGGTTTCCGGGGAAGGTGCCGCCCGACGAGATTTACGACTACTACGACCGGGCGTACGCGCTGGTCAACACCTCCGCGCAGGAGGGGTTCCCGAACACGTTCCTCGAAGCGTGGCGCAGCGGGACCCCGGTCGTCAGCCTCGACGTGGACCCCGGCCGCTTTCTGGGCGGCGAGTCGGTCGGCTACGCGGACGGCGACTTCGAGCGCCTGACCGCAATCGCGCGGCGACTCGCGGACTCGCCCGACCTCCGGGAGTCGCTCGGCGAGCGCGGCCGCGACCACTTCGAGGAGAACTTCCGCATCTCGGTGACGGCCGAGCGATACGCCGACGTGGTTCGGTCGTCCGCGGACGCCGCCGCGGAATCGACCGACCGGGGGGCAGACCCCGAGACCGGGGAGCGTTCGAGCGTCGGACGCTCGCCGAACAGCGCCAGTGGGAGTAATCGCCGATGA
- a CDS encoding glycosyltransferase family 4 protein, which produces MTIEQRATTGDESYRVLAGAVQHPTRVHPYRTVFNQRSLEALQEAGAAVDVLSPTPFAPPVGPYSEYGEVPTVESFDEYPVHHPRFLYALPKRFFYHLSGDSLAKRASRYAARTFPEPDVVHAASIYLDGYGLLPYARRRDLPLFVVAHGDVLLNYETFSNAVRDRIAETLDYATEVLCVSEDFAERATRLTDEEKIRLLPIGANPDRFPTERRDEIRASLGIDPETTLVLFCGQFIERKGVGEIIDVLPRLDDDETELACIAHTGDLKADLERALAESPVAGRLLESVPTPELREWFAAADLLLLPSYGEGRPTVIYEAMASETAVLGSTAGGIPEQVADGETGLLVPPGDADALERALAELVGDRNRLRRMGERGHRRLLEEGWTWEQHAEQLRQVHREAIPQTQT; this is translated from the coding sequence ATGACTATCGAACAGCGCGCGACGACCGGCGACGAGTCGTACCGCGTCCTCGCGGGCGCGGTCCAACACCCGACCCGCGTCCACCCGTATCGGACGGTGTTCAATCAGCGGTCGCTGGAGGCGCTACAGGAGGCTGGCGCGGCGGTGGACGTGCTGTCGCCGACGCCGTTCGCGCCGCCGGTCGGCCCCTACTCGGAGTACGGCGAGGTCCCGACGGTCGAGTCGTTCGACGAGTACCCGGTCCACCACCCGCGGTTTCTCTACGCGCTCCCCAAGCGGTTTTTCTACCACCTCTCGGGTGACTCGCTGGCCAAGCGCGCGAGTCGCTACGCCGCCCGGACGTTCCCCGAACCCGACGTGGTCCACGCCGCGTCGATATACCTCGACGGCTACGGCCTGCTCCCGTACGCCAGACGGCGCGACCTCCCGCTGTTCGTCGTGGCCCACGGCGACGTACTGCTCAACTACGAGACGTTCTCGAACGCGGTCAGAGACCGCATCGCCGAGACGCTCGACTACGCGACCGAAGTCCTCTGCGTGAGCGAGGACTTCGCCGAGCGCGCGACGCGACTGACCGACGAGGAGAAGATTCGGCTCCTCCCCATCGGCGCGAACCCCGACCGGTTCCCGACCGAGCGCCGCGACGAGATACGCGCCTCGCTCGGCATCGACCCCGAGACGACGCTGGTGCTGTTCTGCGGCCAGTTCATCGAGCGCAAGGGCGTCGGCGAGATAATCGACGTGTTGCCGCGTCTGGACGACGACGAGACCGAACTCGCCTGCATCGCCCACACGGGCGACCTGAAAGCCGACCTCGAACGCGCGCTGGCCGAGTCGCCGGTCGCGGGCCGACTGCTGGAGAGCGTGCCGACGCCCGAACTCCGGGAGTGGTTCGCGGCCGCCGACCTCCTGTTGCTCCCGAGTTACGGCGAGGGTCGCCCGACGGTCATCTACGAGGCGATGGCGAGCGAGACCGCGGTCCTCGGTTCGACGGCGGGCGGCATCCCCGAGCAGGTCGCCGACGGCGAGACGGGACTCCTCGTGCCGCCGGGCGACGCCGACGCGCTGGAACGCGCCCTCGCGGAACTGGTCGGCGACCGGAACCGCCTCCGCCGGATGGGCGAGCGTGGCCACCGGCGACTCCTCGAAGAGGGCTGGACGTGGGAACAACACGCCGAGCAACTTCGGCAGGTCCACCGCGAGGCGATACCGCAGACCCAGACGTGA
- a CDS encoding aldo/keto reductase: MEYTTLGDTGMEVSRICLGCMSFGSSDWRPWVLDPEEGREIIDRAIDLGINFFDTANMYSNGESERVLGDALDGRRDESVVATKCYFQMDDDDPNSGGLSRKAIEQELENSLDRLGMDTIDLYQIHRWDDDTPIEQTLRALDDAVRRGQVRHIGASSMWTHQFADALHTSDSLGLERFQTMQNHYNLAYREEEREMLPLCEKENVGVMPWSPLARGYLTRPHDEIDATTRGETEEHMYDHPYREGGGKEVNERVQELAAEKGVTMAQISLSWLLHKDWVDAPIVGTTSVEHLEDAVEALDIDLSASDLAYLEEPYEPVPVSGHD; encoded by the coding sequence ATGGAGTACACCACGCTCGGCGACACCGGCATGGAGGTCAGTCGCATCTGTCTCGGCTGTATGAGCTTCGGGTCCAGCGACTGGCGGCCGTGGGTGTTGGACCCCGAGGAGGGCCGCGAGATAATCGACCGGGCCATCGACCTCGGCATCAACTTCTTCGACACCGCGAACATGTACTCGAACGGCGAGAGCGAGCGCGTACTCGGCGACGCCCTCGACGGACGCCGCGACGAGAGCGTCGTCGCCACGAAGTGCTACTTCCAGATGGACGACGACGACCCCAACTCCGGGGGCCTCTCGCGGAAGGCCATCGAACAGGAGTTGGAGAACTCGCTGGACCGCCTCGGGATGGACACCATCGACCTCTACCAGATTCACCGCTGGGACGACGACACGCCTATCGAGCAGACGCTTCGCGCGCTCGACGACGCGGTGCGACGCGGGCAGGTCCGGCATATCGGGGCCTCCTCGATGTGGACCCACCAGTTCGCAGACGCGCTTCACACCAGCGACAGCCTCGGACTGGAGCGGTTCCAGACGATGCAGAACCACTACAACCTCGCGTATCGAGAGGAGGAACGTGAGATGCTTCCCCTCTGCGAGAAGGAGAACGTCGGCGTGATGCCGTGGAGTCCCCTCGCGCGGGGCTATCTCACCCGGCCGCACGACGAGATAGACGCGACCACGCGCGGCGAGACGGAGGAACACATGTACGACCACCCCTACCGCGAGGGCGGCGGCAAGGAGGTAAACGAGCGCGTGCAGGAACTCGCCGCCGAGAAGGGCGTCACGATGGCTCAAATCTCGCTGTCGTGGCTCCTGCACAAAGACTGGGTGGACGCGCCCATCGTCGGCACCACGAGCGTCGAGCATCTGGAGGACGCGGTGGAAGCCCTCGACATCGACCTCTCGGCCAGCGATTTGGCGTACCTCGAAGAACCCTACGAACCCGTACCGGTGTCGGGTCACGACTGA
- a CDS encoding DUF1616 domain-containing protein, which translates to MESDQNDLRTRLYRLRRSSLDLAFVGVLAVVGCFVVVSSRTDGSWLEPLFGLPLVLFLPGYALSVALFPTRTGVVASSGEHGAEPPTVVDGVERVVVSTVGSIAVGPLLALALNYTPLGIRLVPVMVSIAGFTLVAAAAGAYRRQNADDVQAARSVTDEQTILSRAKFALFDGGGSPALTVLVAVSLLAAGSTVVYSVADPDRGETYTEFYLLTDDGDELVADEYPEQFRYGHNQSVVVGLHNREQRTEEYGVVVTLQRVGDDNSTATETQVLHRYRTELAPNETDEDRLSLRPTLTGQRLRLRFLLYRDGIPDHPTAENAYRDLYLWVSVRK; encoded by the coding sequence ATGGAGTCGGACCAGAACGACCTCCGAACGAGGCTGTATCGGTTACGTCGGTCGTCGCTCGATCTCGCCTTCGTCGGCGTCCTCGCGGTCGTCGGGTGCTTCGTCGTCGTCTCGTCGCGGACGGACGGGTCTTGGCTCGAACCCCTGTTCGGTCTCCCGCTCGTACTCTTCCTGCCGGGCTACGCCCTCTCGGTCGCGCTGTTTCCGACGAGGACCGGAGTGGTCGCCTCCTCGGGCGAACACGGCGCGGAGCCGCCGACGGTGGTCGATGGGGTCGAGCGAGTCGTCGTCTCGACGGTCGGGAGTATCGCGGTCGGCCCGCTACTCGCGCTCGCGCTCAACTACACGCCGTTGGGTATCCGACTCGTCCCGGTGATGGTCTCGATAGCCGGGTTCACGCTCGTCGCGGCCGCCGCCGGAGCGTACCGGCGACAGAACGCCGACGACGTGCAGGCGGCTCGGTCCGTCACCGACGAGCAGACGATACTCTCTCGGGCGAAGTTCGCGCTGTTCGACGGCGGGGGAAGTCCCGCGCTGACCGTACTGGTCGCCGTGAGTCTGCTCGCCGCGGGGTCGACGGTGGTCTACTCCGTCGCCGACCCCGACCGAGGAGAGACGTACACCGAGTTCTACCTGCTGACGGACGACGGCGACGAGTTAGTCGCCGACGAGTACCCCGAGCAGTTCCGGTACGGCCACAACCAGTCCGTCGTCGTCGGTCTCCACAATCGGGAACAGCGGACCGAGGAGTACGGCGTCGTCGTCACGCTCCAACGGGTCGGGGACGACAACTCGACGGCGACGGAAACGCAGGTACTCCACCGATACCGGACGGAGTTGGCTCCAAACGAGACCGACGAGGACCGACTCTCGCTCCGGCCGACGCTGACTGGCCAGCGGCTCCGACTCCGGTTTCTCCTCTATCGGGACGGAATTCCGGACCACCCGACCGCGGAGAACGCGTATCGGGACCTCTACCTCTGGGTGTCGGTCAGAAAGTAA
- a CDS encoding right-handed parallel beta-helix repeat-containing protein, producing the protein MSRRKFLKTVGAVSGLLGAGSVLRSEFREPSDSNREATGPKPAEVGEATPRRQSNENATSNADETTSGEDDSADYYVAPDGDDSASGTKENPFETLEAAFEAVAAGETIFLRGGVYRFDRAIKLTGVGGTEENRITLAGVPGEWPIFKFDGPTPGGWSADGRDGGGLKFADAEYLTVRNLVVRDSPYLGVEVTSSRHNVFENVETRNNNLTGFGLYDDCRHNVLRNVTSVNNFDPQNGGSDADGIQIENSRNNRVVGAKLFHNSDDGLDLWRSRSITVEESMSWENGYGQRGNGNGFKLGGGTPKSGGHEVHRNVAFNNGITGFDYNEAGTSISVVNNTAWSNETNFTFYDAPHELKNNISYEGEVSLGNAVEHTHNTWDLGIENPGFVSLLPVDDLFLHLHSGSPCVGAGVDAGLDYAGEAPDLGAYEFRRG; encoded by the coding sequence ATGTCACGGAGAAAATTTCTCAAAACGGTAGGTGCCGTCTCGGGGCTACTGGGGGCCGGAAGCGTCCTCCGGAGCGAGTTCCGCGAGCCGTCCGACTCGAATCGGGAGGCCACGGGTCCGAAGCCAGCGGAGGTCGGAGAGGCGACGCCTCGGAGACAGTCGAACGAGAACGCAACGTCGAACGCGGACGAAACCACGAGCGGGGAGGACGACTCGGCGGACTATTACGTCGCTCCCGACGGTGACGACTCGGCGTCGGGGACGAAGGAGAACCCGTTCGAGACCCTCGAAGCGGCCTTCGAGGCAGTCGCCGCGGGCGAGACGATATTCCTCCGCGGCGGCGTCTATCGGTTCGACCGGGCCATCAAACTCACCGGCGTCGGCGGGACCGAGGAGAATCGAATCACGCTCGCGGGCGTGCCCGGCGAGTGGCCGATATTCAAGTTCGACGGGCCGACCCCCGGTGGCTGGTCGGCCGACGGAAGGGACGGCGGCGGGCTGAAGTTCGCCGACGCGGAGTACCTCACCGTCCGGAATCTCGTCGTCCGCGACAGTCCCTACCTCGGAGTGGAAGTCACTTCGTCACGCCACAACGTCTTCGAAAACGTGGAGACCCGAAACAACAACCTCACCGGGTTCGGTCTCTACGACGACTGTCGGCACAACGTCCTCCGGAACGTCACCTCGGTGAACAACTTCGACCCGCAGAACGGCGGGTCCGACGCCGACGGTATCCAGATCGAAAACTCCAGAAACAACAGGGTCGTCGGCGCGAAACTCTTCCACAACTCCGACGACGGACTCGACCTCTGGCGAAGCCGGTCGATAACCGTCGAGGAGTCGATGAGTTGGGAGAACGGGTACGGCCAGCGCGGCAACGGCAACGGGTTCAAACTCGGGGGCGGGACCCCGAAATCGGGCGGTCACGAGGTCCACCGGAACGTGGCGTTCAACAACGGTATCACCGGATTCGACTACAACGAGGCGGGCACTTCCATATCGGTGGTCAACAACACCGCGTGGAGCAACGAAACCAACTTCACGTTCTACGACGCGCCACACGAATTGAAGAACAACATCTCCTACGAGGGCGAGGTGTCACTCGGCAATGCCGTCGAACACACTCACAACACGTGGGACTTGGGCATCGAAAACCCCGGATTCGTCAGTTTGCTTCCGGTCGACGACCTGTTTCTGCACCTGCACTCCGGGAGTCCCTGCGTCGGGGCGGGAGTCGACGCCGGACTCGATTACGCGGGGGAGGCCCCCGACCTCGGCGCGTACGAGTTCCGCCGCGGATAA
- a CDS encoding glycosyltransferase family 2 protein, translating into MEEFEVQNDETLQRPAIGVVADESNADAIVRIVTLAREHGHEAIVAHGRETPRSARLARRLGAETVCLDERRADEGAFERLLTVTAKARGFPGLLFHPDTDSYVDYDQRVEGRESDSEYTRLAPTHRRGSVEETDTVVAIPAYDEADTIESLVRNVRKYVDTVVVVDDGSDDGTADLAREAGATVVAHSRNRGYGKALQSAFGEAHRLGADRLVIIDGDGQHDPSDVPELLAEFEDGDPDVVIGSRFVAGSETDFPLYRLFGLKVINLLTNLSFGFLRRESWISDTQCGFRAYGPRAIESIARDGAIGDNMGASTDILYHASERGYDVREVGTDVEYDVEDASSLHPVRHGLTIINNLLKTVERKRPVTVIGIPGFAVVLAGFGFGYLTLSNFTATDELSTGLVVLTVLLVMVGSGACLTAVILHSLATHFETIDDTT; encoded by the coding sequence ATGGAAGAGTTCGAAGTACAAAACGACGAGACCCTTCAGCGACCCGCTATCGGTGTCGTGGCCGACGAAAGTAACGCGGACGCTATCGTCCGAATCGTGACCTTGGCGAGAGAACACGGCCACGAGGCCATCGTCGCTCACGGCCGAGAGACGCCGCGTTCGGCTCGGTTAGCTCGCCGACTCGGGGCCGAGACGGTGTGTCTCGACGAGCGACGGGCCGACGAGGGAGCATTCGAGCGGTTGTTGACAGTTACTGCAAAGGCGCGGGGGTTTCCGGGGCTGTTGTTCCACCCGGACACCGATTCGTACGTCGATTACGACCAGCGAGTGGAGGGTCGAGAGTCCGATTCGGAGTACACGCGTCTCGCACCGACCCACCGGCGCGGGTCCGTCGAGGAGACGGACACCGTCGTCGCTATTCCGGCCTACGACGAGGCGGACACTATCGAGTCGCTCGTTCGGAACGTCCGGAAGTACGTCGATACCGTCGTCGTCGTAGACGACGGGAGCGACGACGGGACGGCGGACCTCGCGCGCGAAGCGGGGGCGACCGTCGTCGCACACTCGCGGAATCGGGGGTACGGCAAGGCGCTCCAATCGGCGTTCGGGGAGGCCCACAGGCTCGGCGCTGACCGGCTCGTCATTATCGACGGCGACGGTCAGCACGACCCCTCGGACGTTCCCGAACTCCTCGCCGAGTTCGAGGACGGCGACCCCGACGTTGTTATCGGCAGTCGGTTCGTCGCCGGGTCGGAGACCGACTTTCCGCTCTATCGGCTGTTCGGACTGAAGGTTATCAACCTGCTCACCAACTTGAGCTTCGGTTTCCTGCGCCGGGAGTCGTGGATTAGCGACACGCAGTGTGGCTTCCGCGCGTACGGGCCGAGAGCTATCGAGTCCATCGCGCGCGACGGCGCTATCGGCGACAACATGGGCGCGAGTACGGATATCCTCTATCACGCCAGCGAACGCGGCTACGACGTTCGAGAAGTGGGGACCGATGTCGAGTACGACGTGGAGGACGCGAGCAGTCTCCACCCCGTAAGACACGGGCTAACTATAATTAACAATTTGTTGAAGACCGTCGAGCGAAAGCGCCCCGTCACGGTCATCGGTATCCCCGGTTTCGCGGTGGTACTCGCCGGGTTCGGGTTCGGTTATCTGACCCTCTCGAACTTCACCGCGACGGACGAACTCTCGACGGGTCTGGTCGTCCTCACGGTACTCCTCGTGATGGTCGGCTCGGGTGCGTGTCTCACCGCGGTCATCCTGCACTCGCTGGCGACTCACTTCGAGACGATCGACGACACCACGTAG
- a CDS encoding right-handed parallel beta-helix repeat-containing protein: MATYFVAPDGSDGNAGTKADPLGSIEAAADSVGPGDTIYLRGGTYDRSSNVSLNGSDGTESDPIVLAGYRDERPVIRFDGPDSGGWSAYDAGGVSLNVAHWEIRNLTVENSPYMGIVADGSSNHHNTFADLEVRNCYLVGFALYNGAHDNLVTNVTAHGNVGNAGDADGIQFSDTARNTLRNSVSYGNSDDGVDLWESVDCRIENCASFGNGLNGGNGNGFKLGGSNGSATSGGHVVQHCRAYDNSYNGFNHNGANKTIEVFNCTSYDNGGQGYVAWDNGSDATHVYRNCIAYQNANGAVDTGSEDEETRNTWTLGIGDPQFRSTDPDADGFLRPATDSPVVDAGTDVGLDYAGEAPDLGAFEARSDSTGPSGPVVRHHDGSGWRDATLKYHDGSGFVEAQVNRLG; the protein is encoded by the coding sequence ATGGCTACCTATTTCGTCGCACCTGACGGCAGTGACGGCAACGCGGGCACGAAGGCGGACCCGCTCGGGAGCATCGAGGCGGCGGCCGACAGCGTCGGTCCCGGCGACACCATCTACCTCCGAGGAGGGACGTACGACCGGAGCAGTAACGTCAGCCTGAACGGCTCCGACGGGACCGAGAGCGACCCCATCGTCCTCGCGGGCTATCGGGACGAACGCCCGGTGATTCGCTTCGACGGTCCCGACTCCGGCGGCTGGAGCGCCTACGACGCGGGCGGGGTGAGCCTGAACGTGGCTCACTGGGAGATACGCAACCTCACCGTCGAGAACAGTCCGTACATGGGCATCGTCGCCGACGGCTCTTCGAACCACCACAACACGTTCGCCGATTTGGAGGTTCGCAACTGCTACCTCGTCGGCTTCGCGCTCTACAACGGCGCGCACGACAACCTCGTGACGAACGTGACTGCCCACGGGAACGTGGGGAACGCGGGCGACGCCGACGGCATCCAGTTCTCGGACACGGCGCGAAACACGCTCCGAAACTCCGTGTCGTACGGGAACTCCGACGACGGCGTGGACCTGTGGGAGAGCGTCGATTGTCGCATCGAGAACTGTGCCTCGTTCGGCAACGGGCTGAACGGCGGCAACGGAAACGGGTTCAAACTCGGAGGGAGCAACGGGAGCGCGACCTCCGGCGGCCACGTCGTCCAGCACTGCCGCGCGTACGACAACTCCTACAACGGGTTCAACCACAACGGCGCGAACAAGACCATCGAAGTGTTCAACTGCACCAGCTACGACAACGGCGGGCAGGGCTACGTCGCGTGGGACAACGGTAGCGACGCGACCCACGTCTACCGAAACTGCATCGCGTATCAGAACGCGAACGGTGCCGTTGACACCGGCTCCGAGGACGAGGAGACCCGCAACACCTGGACCCTCGGTATCGGCGACCCGCAGTTCCGGAGTACGGACCCCGACGCCGACGGGTTCCTCCGGCCCGCGACCGACAGTCCCGTGGTCGATGCTGGCACCGACGTGGGACTCGACTACGCGGGCGAGGCCCCCGACCTCGGCGCGTTCGAAGCGCGGAGCGACTCGACGGGACCCTCCGGCCCGGTCGTCCGCCACCACGACGGGTCAGGGTGGCGCGACGCCACGCTCAAGTACCACGACGGAAGCGGCTTCGTCGAGGCGCAGGTGAACCGACTCGGTTAG
- a CDS encoding glycosyltransferase, with product MNVGYLVGTFSTGGAETMLLRQIRHGDRRPVVFRLGGPDDLEAKFRATGATVVNLDVGSIADPRDLNRARSTLARYDLDVLHAHLPYSMVVARLAGRAAGVEAVVATHHNVTAEWGRAIRAVEQATRPLDSREVAVSNAVRESQSSPFDATEWSTIHNGIDVAGFNDEVRSAAVPSELRATLDSDGPVFLNVGRYVPQKAQHLLVEAMDRVASELPESHAVVVGHGPLGDALEARVAELGLEDHVSVTGKVPEIHPYYALADVFVLPSLYEGHPLTALEAMAAELPLVGTRVSGIEETVTPEVGRLVPPRSRESLAEAMLEVARDDPEGMGSRAYQRASEQFDISRMVAAHEELYELLVEG from the coding sequence ATGAACGTTGGCTATCTCGTCGGGACGTTCTCTACCGGGGGTGCGGAGACGATGCTGTTGCGCCAGATTCGACACGGTGACAGACGGCCCGTGGTATTCCGACTTGGCGGTCCCGACGACCTCGAAGCGAAGTTTCGAGCGACCGGAGCGACGGTCGTGAACCTCGACGTGGGTTCTATCGCCGACCCGCGGGACCTGAACCGCGCGCGTTCGACACTCGCGCGCTACGACCTCGACGTACTCCACGCTCACCTCCCCTACTCCATGGTCGTCGCTCGACTCGCCGGACGGGCGGCGGGCGTCGAAGCCGTCGTCGCCACCCACCACAATGTGACCGCGGAGTGGGGTCGGGCGATTCGGGCCGTCGAGCAGGCGACCCGACCGCTCGATAGCCGCGAGGTCGCGGTCTCGAACGCGGTCCGCGAGAGCCAGTCGTCGCCGTTCGACGCGACCGAGTGGAGTACGATACACAACGGTATCGACGTGGCGGGGTTCAACGACGAGGTCCGGAGCGCCGCGGTCCCGTCGGAGCTACGGGCGACTCTCGATTCGGACGGCCCGGTGTTCCTGAACGTCGGGCGGTACGTCCCGCAGAAAGCCCAGCACCTCCTCGTGGAAGCGATGGACCGAGTCGCGTCGGAGTTGCCCGAGAGCCACGCCGTCGTGGTCGGCCACGGGCCGCTCGGCGACGCGCTCGAAGCGCGCGTCGCCGAACTCGGACTCGAAGACCACGTGTCCGTGACCGGGAAGGTCCCCGAGATACACCCCTACTACGCGCTGGCGGACGTGTTCGTCCTGCCGTCGCTGTACGAGGGCCACCCGCTAACCGCGCTCGAAGCCATGGCCGCGGAACTCCCGCTGGTCGGCACCCGCGTCTCGGGCATCGAGGAAACCGTCACTCCCGAAGTCGGGCGACTCGTCCCGCCGCGGTCGCGCGAAAGTCTCGCCGAGGCGATGCTCGAAGTCGCGCGGGACGACCCCGAGGGCATGGGGTCGCGCGCCTACCAGCGTGCGAGCGAGCAGTTCGACATCTCGCGGATGGTCGCGGCCCACGAGGAGTTGTACGAACTCCTCGTAGAAGGGTGA
- a CDS encoding glycosyltransferase yields the protein MGTQASTPDHRAERDSPLPEVSVVVVALNAAETLEECLRSLSNQTYDRDRYEVVVVDGGSTDGTRAVADEYADELVDDSGGSIGHGRNAGVAAASGEYIAFTDADCRVPSDWLESLVERFAETDDEHIAAVGGPNWTFEEDSRLSKVIEAMQETVFGSGQASQAYRVGDVRRVSNMPACNVLYDAAVFEDHSFADINVGEDAEFHHRLAGRGYEFLYDPTTPVDHHRPGTLGEFVSKMYSYGVAMAKVSRRHGRPLRWYAVLPSAALVSAATGSVVAPRAVRRGFPAGLAAFLLVAGWTCAYAFRRTGDPLALAVVALLPLQYLVYGVGFLRGLVES from the coding sequence ATGGGAACGCAGGCATCTACACCCGACCACCGAGCGGAGCGCGACTCGCCACTGCCGGAGGTGTCGGTCGTCGTCGTCGCACTGAACGCCGCCGAGACGCTGGAGGAGTGTCTCCGGTCGCTCTCGAACCAGACTTACGACCGGGACCGGTACGAGGTCGTGGTCGTGGACGGCGGTTCGACCGACGGCACCAGAGCCGTCGCCGACGAGTACGCCGACGAACTCGTGGACGACTCCGGCGGGTCCATCGGGCACGGTCGCAACGCGGGCGTGGCGGCCGCCAGCGGCGAGTATATCGCGTTCACGGACGCGGACTGTCGCGTGCCGAGCGACTGGCTCGAATCGCTGGTCGAGCGGTTCGCCGAGACCGACGACGAACACATCGCCGCGGTCGGCGGGCCGAACTGGACCTTCGAGGAGGACTCCCGGCTCTCGAAGGTCATCGAGGCGATGCAGGAGACCGTCTTCGGGTCGGGACAGGCCTCACAGGCTTACCGGGTCGGCGACGTGCGCCGGGTGTCGAACATGCCCGCCTGCAACGTCCTCTACGACGCGGCCGTGTTCGAGGACCACTCCTTCGCCGACATCAACGTCGGGGAGGACGCGGAGTTCCACCACCGACTCGCCGGACGGGGCTACGAGTTCCTGTACGACCCGACGACCCCGGTGGACCACCACCGACCGGGGACGCTCGGCGAGTTCGTCTCGAAGATGTACTCCTACGGCGTGGCGATGGCGAAGGTCAGTCGCCGTCACGGGCGGCCGCTCCGGTGGTACGCGGTCCTCCCCTCCGCGGCGCTGGTCTCGGCGGCGACCGGGAGCGTGGTCGCCCCGCGAGCGGTCCGGCGCGGTTTCCCGGCGGGGCTGGCGGCGTTCCTCCTCGTGGCCGGGTGGACCTGCGCGTACGCCTTCCGGCGGACGGGCGACCCCCTCGCGCTCGCGGTCGTCGCGCTCCTCCCGCTCCAGTATCTCGTTTACGGGGTCGGGTTCCTCCGGGGACTGGTCGAGTCGTAA